Proteins encoded together in one Candidatus Hydrogenedentota bacterium window:
- the lgt gene encoding prolipoprotein diacylglyceryl transferase, which produces MHPVILDLGPIKLHTYGLMIAIGFLAALYFIRQDARKRLQVAPDTVNELGFWILISGILGTRLLHILLYPQDYSLTDPVGWVALWRGGLVFQGALPTALAYYYVAMRRRNLPFWAGLDVAIPYLPLAHALGRVGCFMYGCCYGRPTDLPWGLCFPAGSPAWNDGLHALDATCTFPLHPTQLYSVAGLLVLSGLLLLLRRSWTRFDGVTVPAYLMLYGVFRFILEFFRGDNNPRHLGSLTLSDQQVIALLMAAVGIALFFVLWRYGKATAAVALDSGKGKKDR; this is translated from the coding sequence ATGCATCCCGTAATCCTTGACTTGGGCCCCATCAAGCTGCACACGTACGGTCTAATGATTGCCATCGGGTTTCTGGCCGCCCTCTACTTCATCCGCCAGGATGCTCGCAAGCGCCTCCAGGTCGCGCCGGATACGGTCAATGAACTGGGCTTCTGGATCCTCATCTCCGGGATCTTGGGCACGCGTCTCCTTCACATCCTGCTGTATCCCCAAGACTACAGCCTGACCGACCCGGTTGGATGGGTGGCGCTGTGGCGCGGCGGCCTCGTTTTTCAGGGCGCCTTGCCGACGGCGCTGGCCTATTACTACGTGGCGATGCGCAGGCGCAATCTCCCCTTCTGGGCCGGTCTCGACGTGGCCATCCCATACCTCCCCCTCGCCCACGCTCTCGGGCGAGTCGGCTGCTTCATGTACGGCTGCTGCTATGGCCGGCCAACGGACCTGCCTTGGGGCCTCTGTTTCCCGGCCGGGAGCCCCGCTTGGAACGATGGGCTCCACGCCCTCGACGCGACGTGCACCTTCCCGCTGCACCCCACGCAACTCTACAGCGTCGCCGGGTTGCTCGTGCTCTCGGGCCTGCTTCTCCTCCTGCGGCGGTCCTGGACCCGGTTTGACGGCGTTACCGTCCCGGCATACTTGATGCTCTACGGCGTGTTTCGTTTCATTTTGGAATTCTTCCGGGGCGACAACAATCCCCGCCATCTGGGAAGCCTGACGCTGAGCGACCAACAGGTGATTGCGCTCCTCATGGCCGCCGTGGGCATTGCCCTGTTCTTTGTCCTGTGGCGCTACGGCAAAGCGACGGCCGCGGTTGCGCTCGATTCAGGAAAAGGGAAGAAAGACCGCTGA
- a CDS encoding metallophosphoesterase, with translation MWRFVQITDPHLASDRDGVWNNRFLCSMMPEVMACLGQDLRRLEPEFILATGDICSRQTREAMFEARDLMDSLGVPYFPVGGNHDFVLPESRAWFLEAFSRHLPHPRTVYSFDFRELHFCVLDPWWLWSDGTLSEVSEKSVAEKMDTTLKGARWAMPPGQLQWLENDLENHANTPTLIAVHYPAVPTPERMRRPNFMDGGCLENGRELLKLLRAYPQVRALFSGHAHLHFIEECEGIVQVVTGSLPEFPTEYRDIRVYDDRIEVSTLGLSDPAFARRSLIDGKDWTAGEAQDRAAVIPLD, from the coding sequence ATGTGGCGATTCGTCCAGATTACCGACCCGCATCTCGCCAGTGACCGGGACGGCGTGTGGAACAACCGGTTCCTGTGCAGCATGATGCCCGAGGTCATGGCCTGCCTGGGCCAAGATCTGCGGCGGCTCGAGCCCGAGTTCATCCTGGCTACGGGCGACATCTGCAGCAGGCAGACTCGCGAGGCCATGTTCGAGGCACGCGACCTGATGGATTCGCTGGGCGTGCCCTATTTCCCGGTGGGCGGCAACCACGATTTCGTGCTGCCGGAATCCCGCGCCTGGTTTCTCGAAGCCTTCTCCCGTCATCTGCCTCACCCCCGGACGGTCTATTCCTTCGACTTTCGCGAACTGCATTTCTGCGTGCTCGACCCCTGGTGGCTCTGGAGCGACGGCACGCTCAGCGAGGTGAGCGAAAAGTCCGTGGCGGAAAAAATGGACACGACGCTCAAAGGTGCGCGCTGGGCCATGCCGCCCGGCCAGCTCCAGTGGCTCGAGAACGACCTGGAAAACCACGCGAACACCCCCACGCTCATTGCCGTTCATTATCCCGCGGTCCCCACGCCAGAGCGCATGCGCCGCCCCAATTTCATGGACGGCGGCTGCCTCGAAAACGGCCGCGAACTGCTCAAACTCCTGCGCGCCTACCCGCAGGTTCGCGCCCTCTTCTCCGGCCATGCGCACCTGCACTTCATCGAAGAATGCGAGGGGATCGTCCAGGTCGTCACCGGTTCCCTGCCGGAATTCCCCACCGAATACCGGGATATCCGCGTCTACGACGACCGTATTGAAGTGAGCACACTCGGGTTGAGTGATCCCGCCTTTGCGCGACGGTCCCTCATCGATGGCAAAGACTGGACCGCCGGGGAAGCGCAAGACCGCGCCGCGGTCATTCCCCTGGACTAA
- a CDS encoding sigma-70 family RNA polymerase sigma factor: protein MNAAKESVCPDPRNAEDPALVACAQAGDRYAFEELVRRYRNDVFALSCHFVKNREEAWDISQDVFVKAYKSLRDFRGEASFKTWLLRITANRCKDFFKKRNLETVPFDDAIGAGEQPSAIPNPGRQVQAQELGAAIEAAVAQLPEKHRTAFLLREYQGLSYQEMANTMGCNIGTVMSRLHHARRKLQNTLIKMGVVEEAGHG from the coding sequence ATGAACGCCGCGAAGGAATCAGTATGCCCGGACCCGCGCAATGCCGAAGACCCGGCATTGGTGGCCTGTGCGCAGGCCGGCGACCGGTATGCATTTGAAGAGTTGGTGCGCCGCTATCGCAACGATGTGTTCGCGCTGAGCTGCCATTTTGTGAAGAATCGCGAGGAAGCATGGGACATATCGCAGGACGTATTCGTGAAGGCGTACAAATCGCTGCGCGATTTTCGCGGCGAAGCGAGCTTCAAGACCTGGCTGTTGCGGATAACGGCGAACCGGTGCAAGGACTTCTTTAAGAAGCGCAACCTGGAGACGGTGCCGTTCGATGACGCGATTGGCGCGGGCGAGCAGCCGAGCGCGATACCCAATCCGGGGCGGCAGGTGCAGGCCCAGGAATTGGGGGCGGCGATTGAGGCGGCGGTAGCGCAGTTGCCGGAGAAACACCGGACGGCCTTTCTCCTCAGGGAGTATCAAGGGTTGTCGTATCAGGAGATGGCGAATACGATGGGATGCAATATAGGCACCGTTATGAGCCGGTTGCACCATGCGCGCCGGAAGTTACAGAATACCCTCATCAAGATGGGGGTTGTGGAGGAGGCAGGACATGGCTAA